Proteins from a genomic interval of Streptomyces sp. NBC_01445:
- a CDS encoding YggT family protein: MSVVLDVVYIALMCFLIVLIFRLVMDYVFQFARSWQPGKAMVVVLEATYTVTDPPLKLLRRFIPPLRLGGVALDLSFFVLMIIVYILISVVSRL, translated from the coding sequence ATGAGCGTGGTTTTGGATGTTGTCTACATCGCGCTGATGTGTTTCCTCATCGTGCTGATCTTCCGGCTGGTCATGGACTACGTCTTCCAGTTTGCCCGCTCGTGGCAACCCGGCAAGGCGATGGTGGTCGTTCTTGAGGCCACCTACACTGTCACTGATCCACCGCTCAAGCTTCTGCGGCGGTTCATTCCGCCGCTGCGTCTCGGGGGCGTGGCGCTCGACCTGTCCTTCTTCGTACTGATGATCATCGTCTACATCCTGATCTCCGTCGTGAGCCGGCTGTGA
- a CDS encoding DivIVA domain-containing protein, with protein sequence MPLTPEDVRNKQFTTVRLREGYDEDEVDAFLDEVEGELTRLLRENEDLRAKLAAATRAAAQNQQQGGMRKPPEPQDQRGPGAPVPAAISGPQPVQPQQQMGGPMGGPPQLPSGAPQLPAGPGGHGPQGPGQQGPGPMGQGPMGQGPMGQGHPGQGHPGQNQLGQGQMGQGQLQQQMGGPMGGPMGGHGPQMPQPGQGPGGDSAARVLSLAQQTADQAIAEARSEANKIVGEARSRAEGLERDARAKADALERDAQEKHRVAMGSLESARATLERKVEDLRGFEREYRTRLKSYLESQLRQLETQADDSLAPPRTPATASLPPSPAPSMASAGAGAPSYGGNQTMGGNQPPAGPSYGGQQQMSPAMTQPMAPVRPQGPAPMQQAPSPMRGFLIDEDDN encoded by the coding sequence ATGCCGTTGACCCCCGAGGACGTGCGGAACAAGCAGTTCACGACCGTCCGCCTCCGAGAAGGCTATGACGAGGACGAGGTCGATGCCTTCCTCGACGAGGTCGAAGGCGAACTGACTCGCCTTCTCCGAGAGAACGAGGACCTGCGCGCGAAGCTCGCCGCAGCCACCCGCGCCGCTGCGCAGAACCAGCAGCAGGGCGGCATGCGCAAGCCTCCGGAACCGCAGGACCAGCGCGGTCCCGGTGCGCCGGTGCCCGCCGCAATATCGGGTCCGCAGCCGGTGCAGCCGCAGCAGCAGATGGGTGGCCCCATGGGCGGCCCGCCCCAGCTGCCCAGCGGTGCGCCGCAGCTGCCCGCAGGCCCCGGTGGACACGGACCGCAGGGTCCCGGTCAGCAGGGTCCCGGCCCGATGGGCCAGGGTCCGATGGGCCAGGGTCCGATGGGCCAGGGTCACCCCGGTCAGGGTCACCCCGGCCAGAACCAGCTCGGTCAGGGCCAGATGGGCCAGGGCCAGCTGCAGCAGCAGATGGGCGGCCCGATGGGCGGTCCCATGGGCGGTCACGGTCCGCAGATGCCGCAGCCCGGTCAGGGCCCCGGTGGCGACAGCGCCGCCCGTGTCCTCTCCCTTGCGCAGCAGACCGCCGACCAGGCGATCGCGGAGGCCCGTTCCGAGGCCAACAAGATCGTCGGCGAGGCCCGCAGCCGCGCCGAGGGTCTCGAGCGTGACGCCCGTGCCAAGGCCGACGCCCTGGAGCGGGACGCGCAGGAGAAGCACCGCGTCGCGATGGGCTCCCTGGAGTCCGCCCGCGCCACGCTGGAGCGCAAGGTCGAGGACCTGCGTGGCTTCGAGCGCGAGTACCGCACGCGTCTGAAGTCCTACCTCGAGTCGCAGCTGCGTCAGCTGGAGACCCAGGCCGACGACTCGCTGGCTCCCCCGCGGACGCCGGCAACCGCGTCGCTGCCGCCGTCGCCCGCGCCTTCCATGGCGTCGGCCGGTGCGGGTGCCCCGTCCTACGGCGGGAACCAGACCATGGGCGGCAACCAGCCTCCGGCCGGTCCGTCCTACGGTGGCCAGCAGCAGATGTCGCCGGCGATGACCCAGCCGATGGCGCCGGTGCGGCCGCAGGGTCCCGCGCCGATGCAGCAGGCTCCGTCGCCGATGCGCGGTTTCCTCATCGACGAGGACGACAACTGA
- the ileS gene encoding isoleucine--tRNA ligase: MTYRQVPAQVDLPALEHAVLDFWREQKIFAKSLEQSEGRPEWVFYEGPPTANGMPGAHHIEARVFKDVFPRFRTMRGYHVARKAGWDCHGLPVELAVEQELGFNGKKDIEAFGIAEFNAMCRESVTRHTDAFTDLTTRMGYWVDLDDAYRTMDPAYIESVWWSLKEIFNKGLLTQDHRVAPWCPRCGTGLSDHELAQGYETVVDPSVYVRFPLTSGPLAGEASLLVWTTTPWTLVSNTAVAAHPDVTYVVATDGNEKVVVAEPLVEKSLGEGWEKTGESFTGAEMERWKYQRPFELVEFPAEAHYVVNADYVTTEDGTGLVHQSPAFGEDDLKVCKSYGLPVVNPVRPDGTFEEDVPLVGGVFFKKADEKLTEDLKDRGLLFLHVPYEHSYPHCWRCHTALLYYAQPSWYIRTTEIKDRLLQENEKTNWFPENVKHGRFGDWLNNNIDWALSRSRYWGTPLPLWRCEDDHLTCVGSLAELGELTGTDLADLDPHRPFIDEVTFACPQCEKTATRVPEVIDAWYDSGSMPFAQWGYPYKNKELFESRYPAQFISEAIDQTRGWFYTLMAVGTLVFDKSSYENVVCLGHILAEDGRKMSKHLGNTLQPIPLMDQHGADAVRWFMAAGGSPWAARRVGHGTIQEVVRKTLLTYWNTVAFQALYARTSDWSPSEADPAPADRTLLDRWLLSELHALTDQVTQALEAYDTQRAGKLLSSFVDDLSNWYVRRSRRRFWQGDKGALRTLHEVIETVTRLMAPLTPFITERVWQDLVVPVTPDAPESVHLSTWPEADLSAIDPDLSRQMVLVRRLVELGRATRAESGVKTRQPLSRALVAAAGFETLNPELHAQITEELNVSSLASLSEVGGSLVDTTAKANFRALGKRFGKGVQAVAKAVAEADAAALSLGLREGTASVEVDGETITLAPDEVIITETPREGWSVASDSGATVALDLEITEELRQAGLARDAIRLIQEARKNSGLDVADRIALRWTSTEPAVVSALSEHATLIADEVLATDFAQGEADDTYGETFTDEPLALTFRLRKA, from the coding sequence ATGACGTACCGCCAGGTGCCCGCCCAGGTCGACCTGCCCGCCCTCGAGCACGCCGTGCTCGACTTCTGGCGCGAGCAGAAGATCTTTGCCAAGAGCTTGGAGCAGTCCGAGGGACGCCCCGAGTGGGTGTTCTACGAGGGCCCGCCCACGGCCAACGGCATGCCGGGCGCCCACCACATCGAGGCCCGCGTCTTCAAGGACGTCTTCCCGCGCTTTCGCACCATGCGCGGTTATCACGTGGCCCGCAAGGCCGGCTGGGACTGCCACGGCCTGCCCGTGGAGCTGGCGGTCGAGCAGGAGCTCGGCTTCAACGGCAAGAAGGACATCGAGGCGTTCGGCATCGCCGAGTTCAACGCCATGTGCCGCGAGTCCGTGACCCGGCACACCGACGCCTTCACCGACCTGACGACCCGCATGGGTTACTGGGTCGACCTCGACGACGCGTACCGCACGATGGACCCCGCGTACATCGAGTCCGTGTGGTGGTCGCTCAAGGAGATCTTCAACAAGGGCCTGCTGACCCAGGACCACCGCGTCGCCCCCTGGTGCCCCCGCTGCGGCACCGGGCTCTCGGACCACGAGCTGGCACAGGGCTACGAGACGGTCGTCGACCCCTCCGTCTACGTCCGTTTCCCGCTCACCTCCGGTCCGCTGGCCGGCGAGGCCTCGCTCCTCGTCTGGACGACGACCCCCTGGACGCTCGTCTCGAACACGGCGGTCGCCGCGCACCCCGACGTCACCTACGTCGTCGCGACGGACGGCAACGAGAAGGTCGTCGTCGCCGAGCCCCTCGTCGAGAAGTCGCTCGGCGAGGGCTGGGAGAAGACCGGCGAGTCCTTCACCGGCGCCGAGATGGAGCGCTGGAAGTACCAACGCCCGTTCGAGCTCGTGGAGTTCCCGGCCGAGGCCCACTACGTGGTCAACGCCGACTACGTCACGACCGAGGACGGCACCGGTCTCGTCCACCAGTCCCCCGCGTTCGGTGAGGACGACCTCAAGGTCTGCAAGTCGTACGGCCTGCCGGTGGTGAACCCGGTCCGTCCCGACGGCACCTTCGAGGAGGACGTCCCGCTCGTGGGCGGTGTCTTCTTCAAGAAGGCGGACGAAAAGCTCACCGAGGACCTCAAGGACCGCGGCCTGCTCTTCCTGCACGTCCCGTACGAGCACAGCTACCCGCACTGCTGGCGCTGCCACACGGCGCTGCTCTACTACGCGCAGCCGTCCTGGTACATCCGCACCACGGAGATCAAGGACCGTCTTCTCCAGGAGAACGAGAAGACCAACTGGTTCCCGGAGAACGTGAAGCACGGCCGCTTCGGCGACTGGCTGAACAACAACATCGACTGGGCGCTGTCCCGCAGCCGCTACTGGGGCACCCCCCTCCCGCTGTGGCGCTGCGAGGACGACCACCTCACCTGCGTCGGCTCGCTGGCCGAGCTCGGCGAGCTGACCGGCACCGACCTGGCGGACCTCGACCCGCACCGCCCCTTCATCGACGAGGTCACCTTCGCGTGCCCCCAGTGCGAGAAGACGGCCACGCGCGTGCCCGAGGTCATCGACGCCTGGTACGACTCGGGTTCGATGCCGTTCGCGCAGTGGGGCTACCCGTACAAGAACAAGGAACTCTTCGAGAGCCGGTACCCGGCGCAGTTCATCTCGGAGGCCATCGACCAGACCCGCGGGTGGTTCTACACCCTCATGGCGGTCGGCACGCTCGTCTTCGACAAGTCGTCCTACGAGAACGTCGTGTGCCTCGGCCACATCCTCGCCGAGGACGGCCGCAAGATGTCGAAGCACCTGGGGAACACCCTCCAGCCGATCCCGCTGATGGACCAGCACGGCGCTGACGCCGTGCGCTGGTTCATGGCCGCCGGCGGCTCCCCCTGGGCCGCGCGCCGCGTCGGCCACGGCACGATCCAGGAAGTGGTCCGCAAGACCCTCCTGACGTACTGGAACACGGTCGCCTTCCAGGCCCTGTACGCCCGCACGTCGGACTGGTCCCCCAGCGAGGCCGACCCGGCCCCCGCCGACCGCACCCTGCTCGACCGCTGGCTGCTCTCCGAACTGCACGCGCTCACCGACCAGGTGACGCAGGCCCTGGAGGCGTACGACACCCAGCGCGCCGGCAAGCTGCTCTCCTCGTTCGTCGACGACCTGTCGAACTGGTACGTGCGCCGCTCGCGCCGCCGCTTCTGGCAGGGCGACAAGGGGGCCCTGCGCACCCTGCACGAGGTCATCGAGACGGTCACGCGTCTGATGGCGCCGCTGACGCCGTTCATCACGGAGCGGGTCTGGCAGGACCTGGTGGTCCCGGTCACGCCGGACGCCCCCGAGTCGGTCCACCTGTCCACCTGGCCGGAGGCGGACCTCTCCGCCATCGACCCGGACCTGTCGCGGCAGATGGTCCTCGTCCGCCGCCTCGTCGAGCTGGGCCGCGCCACGCGCGCGGAGTCGGGCGTCAAGACCCGTCAGCCGCTGTCCCGCGCGCTGGTCGCGGCCGCGGGCTTCGAGACGCTCAACCCGGAGCTGCACGCCCAGATCACCGAGGAACTCAACGTCTCCTCGCTGGCGTCGCTCTCCGAGGTCGGCGGCTCCCTGGTCGACACGACCGCCAAGGCGAACTTCCGCGCCCTGGGCAAGCGGTTCGGCAAGGGCGTCCAGGCGGTCGCGAAGGCGGTCGCAGAAGCGGACGCCGCCGCGCTCTCGCTCGGCCTGCGCGAAGGCACGGCGTCGGTCGAGGTCGACGGCGAGACGATCACGCTGGCCCCCGACGAGGTCATCATCACGGAGACCCCGCGCGAGGGCTGGTCCGTCGCCTCGGACTCCGGCGCGACGGTGGCGCTCGACCTGGAGATCACGGAGGAGCTGCGTCAGGCGGGCCTGGCCCGTGACGCGATCCGCCTGATCCAGGAGGCCCGTAAGAACAGCGGCCTGGACGTCGCGGACCGGATCGCCCTGCGGTGGACGTCCACGGAGCCCGCGGTCGTCTCGGCCCTGTCCGAGCACGCCACGCTGATCGCGGACGAGGTGCTCGCCACGGACTTCGCCCAGGGCGAGGCCGACGACACCTACGGCGAGACGTTCACGGACGAGCCGCTCGCCCTCACGTTCCGCCTGCGCAAGGCGTAA
- a CDS encoding DUF1059 domain-containing protein: MRKVVDCRDVPSETNCTLAITGEEDEVVRAAAEHSVSVHGHTDTPELRNMIRSNLKDEIPQHA; this comes from the coding sequence ATGCGCAAAGTAGTCGACTGCCGTGACGTGCCGAGCGAGACGAACTGCACCCTCGCCATCACGGGTGAGGAGGACGAGGTGGTCCGCGCCGCGGCCGAGCACTCCGTGTCCGTTCACGGTCACACCGACACCCCCGAGCTGCGGAACATGATCCGCAGCAACCTCAAGGACGAGATCCCCCAGCACGCCTGA
- a CDS encoding TraR/DksA family transcriptional regulator: MPEASAGAKVAVEEAVPAKAAADAAPAVKKPAAGKKSIATKTAAKKSAGTKSAAAKKTAKAAKAAAETVTTTAGPTKTANKTARSAKAAKSTKTTQSAKTAQASEEAESVVAEEGAAGRTGARKSAVKKATGHKSAEKKAVASAADGAASAAETTGATTVVAKKTPGTATAKKPRAVPNARVAAVEPGELAVRPGEDPWTPAEVAEARAELQSEALRLNSEIESSEKALVGLMRDSGDGAGDDEADTGTKNITREHELSLAANAREMLQQTERALERLDAGTYGICENCGNPIGKARMQAFPRATLCVECKQKQERRS; this comes from the coding sequence GTGCCTGAGGCATCCGCCGGCGCGAAGGTCGCGGTCGAGGAGGCGGTGCCTGCGAAGGCGGCGGCCGACGCGGCCCCGGCCGTGAAGAAGCCGGCCGCCGGGAAGAAGAGCATCGCGACGAAGACGGCGGCCAAGAAGAGCGCGGGTACGAAGAGCGCCGCGGCCAAGAAGACGGCGAAGGCCGCGAAGGCGGCGGCCGAGACCGTGACCACGACTGCCGGTCCCACCAAGACCGCCAACAAGACCGCTCGGTCGGCAAAGGCCGCGAAATCCACGAAGACCACGCAGAGCGCGAAGACCGCGCAGGCCTCCGAGGAAGCGGAAAGCGTCGTCGCCGAGGAGGGCGCGGCCGGGAGAACGGGCGCCAGGAAGAGCGCGGTCAAGAAGGCCACTGGCCACAAGAGCGCGGAGAAGAAGGCGGTCGCGTCCGCGGCCGATGGCGCGGCGTCGGCCGCGGAGACGACGGGAGCCACGACTGTGGTTGCGAAGAAGACCCCCGGCACGGCCACGGCGAAGAAGCCCCGCGCGGTGCCGAATGCGCGGGTCGCGGCCGTGGAGCCGGGCGAGCTCGCGGTACGGCCGGGCGAGGACCCCTGGACCCCGGCCGAGGTCGCGGAGGCGCGGGCGGAGCTCCAGAGCGAGGCGCTGCGCCTGAACAGCGAGATCGAGTCGTCGGAGAAGGCCCTCGTCGGGCTCATGAGGGACTCCGGGGACGGCGCCGGCGACGACGAGGCGGACACCGGCACGAAGAACATCACGCGGGAGCACGAGCTGTCGCTGGCCGCGAACGCCAGGGAGATGCTCCAGCAGACCGAGCGCGCCCTGGAGCGGCTCGACGCGGGCACGTACGGGATCTGCGAGAACTGCGGGAACCCGATCGGCAAGGCGCGGATGCAGGCCTTCCCGCGGGCGACCCTGTGCGTCGAGTGCAAGCAGAAGCAGGAGCGCCGTTCCTGA
- the lspA gene encoding signal peptidase II — translation MAEAERVIGTPDTPDAGADGPDNGGEAQERPKGKRKIAVLFAVAALAYALDLVSKMIVVAKLEHHEPIELLGDWLRLEAIRNAGAAFGIGEAFTIIFTVIAAAVIVVIARLARKLYSLPWAIALGLLLGGALGNLTDRIFRSPGVFEGAVVDFIAPKDFAVFNLADSAIVCGGILIVLLSFRGLDPDGTVHKD, via the coding sequence GTGGCAGAGGCGGAGCGCGTCATCGGTACTCCGGACACCCCGGATGCGGGGGCAGACGGGCCGGACAACGGCGGGGAGGCCCAGGAGCGGCCCAAGGGCAAGCGGAAGATCGCCGTGCTGTTCGCGGTGGCCGCCCTCGCGTACGCCCTCGACCTGGTCAGCAAGATGATCGTGGTCGCGAAGCTGGAGCACCACGAGCCGATCGAGCTCCTCGGTGACTGGCTGCGGCTCGAGGCGATCAGGAACGCGGGCGCCGCGTTCGGCATCGGCGAGGCCTTCACGATCATCTTCACCGTGATCGCCGCGGCCGTGATCGTCGTGATCGCCCGGCTCGCCCGCAAGCTCTACAGCCTGCCCTGGGCGATCGCGCTCGGGCTGCTCCTCGGCGGGGCGCTCGGCAATCTCACCGACCGGATCTTCCGTTCGCCCGGTGTCTTCGAAGGGGCCGTGGTCGACTTCATCGCGCCGAAGGACTTCGCCGTGTTCAACCTCGCCGACTCGGCGATCGTGTGCGGCGGCATCCTGATCGTGCTCCTGTCGTTCCGGGGCCTCGACCCGGACGGGACCGTCCACAAGGACTGA
- a CDS encoding RluA family pseudouridine synthase: MSTIPEIRTLPVPDGLEGERVDAAISRMFGFSRTKAAELAAAGKVAVDGSVVGKSERVHGGAWLEVEMPQAPAPVQIVAEPVEGMEIVHDDDDIVVIMKPVGVAAHPSPGWTGTTVIGGLAAAGYRISTSGAAERQGIVHRLDVGTSGLMVVAKSERAYTTLKRQFKERVVDKRYHSLVQGHPDPMSGTIDAPIGRHPNHDYKWAVTAEGKPSVTHYDLIEAFRAASLLDIKLETGRTHQIRVHMSAHRHPCVGDLTYGADPTLAKRLGLTRQWLHAVRLGFEHPADGEWVEFSSEYPEDLQTALDRVRAESS; encoded by the coding sequence GTGAGCACGATTCCCGAGATCCGAACCCTGCCCGTGCCCGACGGCCTGGAGGGCGAGCGCGTAGACGCCGCCATCTCCCGCATGTTCGGCTTCTCCCGCACCAAGGCCGCCGAGCTCGCCGCGGCGGGGAAGGTCGCGGTCGACGGCTCGGTGGTCGGGAAGTCCGAGCGGGTGCACGGCGGTGCCTGGCTCGAGGTGGAGATGCCGCAGGCGCCCGCCCCGGTGCAGATCGTCGCCGAGCCCGTCGAGGGCATGGAGATCGTCCATGACGACGACGACATTGTCGTGATCATGAAGCCGGTCGGCGTCGCCGCGCACCCCAGCCCCGGCTGGACCGGGACGACCGTGATCGGCGGTCTCGCAGCCGCCGGGTACCGGATCTCCACGTCCGGCGCCGCCGAGCGCCAGGGCATCGTCCACCGGCTCGACGTCGGCACCTCCGGCCTCATGGTCGTCGCCAAGTCGGAGCGCGCGTACACGACGCTGAAGCGCCAGTTCAAGGAGCGCGTCGTCGACAAGCGCTACCACTCGCTGGTCCAGGGCCACCCGGACCCGATGAGCGGCACGATCGACGCCCCCATCGGGCGCCACCCGAACCACGACTACAAGTGGGCCGTGACGGCCGAGGGCAAGCCCTCCGTCACGCACTACGACCTCATCGAGGCGTTCCGCGCCGCCAGCCTCCTCGACATCAAGCTGGAGACGGGGCGCACGCACCAGATCCGTGTGCACATGTCGGCCCACCGGCACCCCTGCGTCGGCGACCTGACGTACGGCGCCGACCCGACGCTCGCCAAGCGGCTCGGCCTCACCCGCCAGTGGCTGCACGCCGTGCGGCTCGGCTTCGAGCACCCGGCCGACGGCGAGTGGGTCGAGTTCTCCAGCGAGTACCCCGAGGACCTGCAGACGGCCCTGGACCGCGTCCGGGCGGAGAGCTCGTGA
- a CDS encoding GNAT family N-acetyltransferase, giving the protein MTVPQPSSSYVVRVADGEADRKACFAVRQEVFVVEQRVPQELEYDEHDAGSGTVHVLALRADGEPLGTGRLLTGAAAVAKNGGDAGVGALGRLAVAKAARGLGVGAALVRAIEDAAAERGLVAVDLHAQTHALGFYERLGYAVYGPEFPDAGIPHRAMRKALGQPDAP; this is encoded by the coding sequence GTGACCGTGCCGCAGCCCTCTTCCTCATACGTGGTGCGGGTCGCCGACGGTGAGGCCGACCGCAAGGCGTGCTTCGCCGTGCGCCAGGAGGTCTTCGTCGTCGAGCAGCGGGTTCCTCAGGAGCTCGAGTACGACGAGCACGACGCCGGTTCCGGCACGGTGCACGTGCTGGCGCTGCGCGCCGACGGTGAGCCGCTCGGCACGGGGCGGCTGCTGACCGGCGCTGCCGCAGTGGCGAAGAACGGCGGTGACGCCGGGGTCGGCGCGCTCGGCCGGCTCGCGGTGGCGAAGGCCGCGCGCGGGCTCGGCGTGGGCGCGGCCCTCGTGCGGGCCATCGAGGACGCGGCGGCGGAGCGTGGGCTCGTCGCCGTGGACCTGCACGCGCAGACACATGCGCTGGGGTTCTACGAGCGCCTCGGCTATGCGGTGTACGGGCCGGAGTTTCCCGACGCGGGGATTCCGCACCGGGCGATGCGGAAGGCGCTGGGGCAGCCGGACGCCCCCTAA
- a CDS encoding Na+/H+ antiporter — protein MDQLALLFVLLLGAVLSVPLGDRLGLPAPVLMTLLGIGLALLPVVPNVEVPPDLILPILLPPLLYAAVKRTSWRQFAANKRPIFLLAVALVFVTTAAVAFVANAIVPGLPIAAAVALGALVAPPDPVAATAVAGQLGLPRRLVSTLEGEGLFNDVTAIVLYHVAIAAVVSGSFSWPEAVVSLLLSAVVALAVGLVIGWAANKLMDFLDDSTLQIGLTLLMPYASYVLAEELHGSGVLAVLVTALFLAEYAFDADDVMTRLTGRAFWDIVDTLVTGVAFGLIGLELHNAIRTASGRWGEMLGWAGTVVAVVIFVRLLWLLPATWLTRRLHARRDLDEDIPISWRETVIMWWAGMRGVASVALALAIPFTMDDKSPFPDRDEIVFIAFGVIMGTLVLQGLSLPWLVKKLGVKADAEKEKEFEQQLALRAARAAKRRLKEIEEVEELPDDLSDQMARRAYDIGLRIDPELGSEERKEAQAKRFSRIKRVRRIQNEMLSAARHEVLAARSEPGADPEIVDRVLRHLDVRSLR, from the coding sequence GTGGATCAGTTGGCCCTGCTGTTCGTGCTGTTGCTCGGGGCCGTGCTGAGCGTGCCGCTCGGAGACCGGCTCGGGCTGCCCGCGCCCGTGCTGATGACGCTGCTCGGCATCGGCCTGGCGCTCCTCCCGGTCGTGCCGAACGTCGAGGTCCCGCCCGACCTGATCCTCCCGATCCTGCTGCCGCCCCTGCTCTATGCGGCCGTGAAGCGCACGTCATGGCGCCAGTTCGCCGCGAACAAGAGACCGATCTTCCTGCTCGCCGTCGCCCTGGTCTTCGTCACCACGGCGGCCGTCGCGTTCGTCGCCAACGCCATCGTGCCGGGCCTGCCGATCGCCGCGGCCGTCGCGCTCGGCGCCCTCGTCGCACCGCCCGACCCCGTCGCCGCCACCGCGGTGGCCGGCCAACTCGGCCTGCCCCGCCGCCTGGTGTCGACCCTGGAGGGCGAGGGCCTGTTCAACGACGTGACCGCGATCGTGCTCTACCACGTGGCCATCGCCGCCGTCGTGAGCGGCAGTTTCTCGTGGCCGGAGGCCGTCGTCTCGCTGCTCCTGTCCGCCGTCGTGGCGCTTGCCGTCGGGCTCGTGATCGGCTGGGCCGCGAACAAGCTGATGGACTTCCTCGACGACTCCACGCTCCAGATCGGCCTGACGCTCCTGATGCCGTACGCCTCGTACGTGCTGGCCGAGGAGCTGCACGGCTCCGGGGTGCTCGCCGTACTCGTCACGGCGCTCTTCCTCGCCGAGTACGCGTTCGACGCGGACGACGTCATGACCCGGCTGACCGGCCGCGCCTTCTGGGACATCGTCGACACACTCGTCACCGGCGTCGCCTTCGGCCTCATCGGCCTCGAACTGCACAACGCGATCAGGACCGCGTCCGGCCGCTGGGGCGAGATGCTCGGCTGGGCCGGCACCGTCGTGGCGGTCGTCATCTTCGTACGCCTGCTGTGGCTCCTTCCGGCTACCTGGCTGACGCGGCGTCTGCATGCGCGGCGGGATCTCGACGAGGACATCCCCATCTCCTGGCGCGAGACCGTGATCATGTGGTGGGCCGGAATGCGCGGGGTCGCCTCCGTCGCGCTGGCCCTCGCCATCCCGTTCACGATGGACGACAAGTCACCGTTCCCCGACCGCGACGAGATCGTCTTCATCGCGTTCGGCGTCATCATGGGCACCCTTGTGCTCCAGGGGCTGAGCCTGCCCTGGCTGGTGAAGAAGCTGGGGGTCAAGGCGGACGCCGAGAAGGAGAAGGAGTTCGAGCAGCAGCTCGCGCTCCGCGCGGCAAGGGCCGCCAAGCGTCGCCTCAAGGAGATCGAGGAGGTCGAGGAGCTGCCCGACGACCTCTCCGACCAGATGGCCCGCCGGGCCTACGACATCGGGCTGCGCATCGACCCCGAACTGGGCAGCGAGGAACGCAAGGAGGCCCAGGCCAAGCGCTTCTCAAGGATCAAGCGCGTGCGCCGCATCCAGAACGAGATGCTCTCCGCCGCCCGCCACGAGGTGCTCGCGGCGCGCAGCGAGCCGGGCGCCGACCCCGAGATCGTGGACCGCGTGCTGCGCCACCTCGACGTGCGCAGCCTGCGCTGA
- a CDS encoding dienelactone hydrolase family protein — protein MNIMLFHSTYGLRPAVRDAADRLRAAGHEVWTPDLFEGRTFDTVEEGMAFNEEIGKDELLKRAILAAAPYSERGLVYAGFSLGASIAQTLALGDDKARGLLLLHGTSDIAENASVDELPVQLHVAEPDPFETDDWLSAWYLQMGRTGADVEVYRYAGAGHLYTDPELPDYDAEAAEATWRVALGFLDSL, from the coding sequence ATGAACATCATGCTTTTCCACTCGACGTACGGCCTGCGTCCCGCCGTCCGTGACGCGGCCGACCGGCTGCGGGCCGCCGGACACGAGGTGTGGACCCCGGACCTCTTCGAGGGCCGCACCTTCGACACCGTCGAGGAGGGCATGGCCTTCAACGAGGAGATCGGCAAGGACGAGCTGCTCAAGCGCGCCATCCTCGCTGCCGCTCCGTACTCCGAGCGCGGGCTCGTCTACGCCGGCTTCTCCCTCGGCGCCTCGATCGCGCAGACCCTGGCCCTCGGTGACGACAAGGCGCGCGGCCTGCTGCTCCTGCACGGCACCTCGGACATCGCCGAGAACGCCTCCGTCGACGAGTTGCCCGTACAGCTGCACGTCGCCGAGCCCGACCCGTTCGAGACGGACGACTGGCTGAGCGCCTGGTACCTCCAGATGGGCCGGACGGGCGCCGACGTGGAGGTCTACCGGTACGCGGGCGCCGGCCACCTCTACACCGACCCCGAACTGCCGGACTACGACGCGGAGGCGGCCGAGGCCACCTGGCGGGTGGCGCTCGGCTTCCTCGATTCGCTCTAG